The proteins below are encoded in one region of Paracoccus methylovorus:
- a CDS encoding UbiX family flavin prenyltransferase: MTVRRLVIGISGASGAAYGIAALALARGAGVETHLVVSRSALLTLNQELGLKSADLDGRADFMHPVADIGASIASGSFRTMGMLIAPCSVRTMSEIATGVTSTLMSRAADVVLKERRRLVLMLRETPLHLGHLETMTRLTQMGAIIMPPVPAFYTKPQDLEEVVTHSTARALDLFDVDTGAVRRWNGLKNALAGEMP, from the coding sequence ATGACTGTGCGGCGGCTCGTCATCGGTATCTCTGGCGCTTCGGGTGCCGCCTATGGCATTGCGGCGCTGGCATTGGCGCGCGGGGCGGGGGTGGAAACCCATCTGGTGGTGTCCCGCTCGGCCCTCTTGACGCTGAATCAGGAACTGGGCCTGAAAAGCGCCGATCTGGATGGTCGTGCGGATTTTATGCATCCAGTGGCCGACATCGGTGCCAGCATTGCCTCGGGTTCGTTTCGCACCATGGGAATGTTGATTGCGCCCTGCTCTGTCAGGACCATGTCCGAGATTGCCACCGGCGTTACCTCGACCTTGATGAGCCGTGCTGCGGATGTCGTGCTCAAGGAACGTCGACGGCTGGTCCTGATGCTGCGCGAAACGCCGCTGCATCTGGGTCATCTGGAGACGATGACGCGACTGACGCAGATGGGCGCGATCATCATGCCCCCCGTGCCCGCATTCTACACCAAGCCGCAGGATCTGGAGGAGGTCGTGACGCACTCCACTGCGCGGGCGCTCGACCTTTTTGATGTCGACACCGGGGCGGTGCGACGCTGGAATGGGCTGAAGAACGCCCTTGCCGGAGAGATGCCATGA
- a CDS encoding UbiD family decarboxylase, which translates to MREFVHKLKARGDLLVVDREIDPAHELAAVTQLAQKKWAKPVMFTNVKGTSFPVVSNVYSTRERLGEVIGIDSADFCRQWSRLSSLGAADMQDALVPASAADLPEYEEVKLSDLPLITYSDRDGGAYFTSAMFIAKDPETGVGNLSYHRSMYINDGELRCRLAPRHHLTIYHEKAEKMGRPLEAAMLIGPPAHAFLTAAAPLPYDVDELEVAARLRGKPIPMRKCNHIDLEVPAETEVVIEGRFLPNVRLPEGPFGEFMGYYVAEAPNAVFEVLGVTVRKDALFHSILCGSPEEVLTLELSVSANIYQRLSAALPGIVNVTCQPFVNHAVVQIEPQFEGHARQVMLATIGAEPIWAKQITVVDTDVNIYDMDDVQWAILTRCRPDKDMMIIPETPSFYRDEQKDHWGRLLVDATKPWGREAEFERKRLRLGDEVRAEDWFPGL; encoded by the coding sequence ATGAGAGAATTCGTCCACAAGCTCAAAGCCCGTGGCGACCTGCTGGTCGTCGATCGTGAGATCGATCCGGCGCATGAGCTTGCCGCCGTCACCCAGCTTGCGCAGAAAAAATGGGCAAAGCCGGTGATGTTCACCAATGTGAAGGGCACAAGCTTTCCGGTGGTAAGCAATGTCTACAGCACGCGTGAACGGCTGGGCGAGGTGATCGGCATCGATTCTGCCGATTTCTGCCGGCAATGGAGCAGGCTTTCTTCGCTGGGCGCCGCCGACATGCAAGATGCGCTCGTGCCCGCCTCAGCGGCCGATCTGCCCGAGTATGAAGAGGTGAAGCTTTCCGATCTTCCGCTCATCACCTATTCGGACCGCGATGGCGGAGCTTATTTCACCTCGGCCATGTTCATTGCGAAAGATCCCGAAACCGGCGTGGGCAACCTCTCTTATCACCGCTCGATGTATATCAACGACGGTGAGTTGCGTTGTCGCCTTGCACCGCGTCACCATCTGACGATCTATCACGAGAAGGCCGAAAAGATGGGCCGTCCGCTTGAAGCCGCGATGCTTATCGGACCGCCGGCCCACGCCTTTCTTACCGCAGCCGCACCTTTGCCCTATGATGTGGATGAGCTTGAGGTCGCGGCGCGGTTGCGCGGCAAGCCCATCCCCATGCGCAAGTGCAACCATATCGATCTTGAAGTGCCGGCCGAGACCGAGGTGGTGATCGAGGGTCGCTTCCTGCCCAACGTCCGCCTGCCCGAGGGCCCCTTTGGCGAGTTCATGGGCTATTATGTGGCCGAGGCGCCGAATGCCGTCTTCGAGGTGCTGGGCGTCACGGTCCGCAAGGATGCGTTGTTTCACTCCATCCTCTGCGGTTCGCCCGAAGAGGTGCTGACGTTGGAGCTTTCGGTCTCGGCCAATATCTACCAGCGGCTTTCCGCGGCTTTGCCCGGCATCGTGAACGTGACCTGCCAGCCCTTCGTGAACCATGCCGTCGTGCAGATCGAACCGCAGTTCGAAGGCCACGCCCGACAGGTCATGTTGGCCACCATCGGTGCCGAGCCGATCTGGGCCAAGCAGATCACCGTGGTCGATACCGATGTGAACATCTACGACATGGACGACGTGCAATGGGCGATCCTGACCCGCTGCCGTCCCGATAAGGACATGATGATCATTCCCGAAACCCCCTCGTTCTATCGTGACGAACAAAAGGATCATTGGGGCAGGCTGCTTGTCGATGCCACCAAACCCTGGGGGCGGGAGGCCGAGTTCGAGAGAAAACGGCTGCGCCTAGGCGATGAAGTCCGCGCCGAAGACTGGTTCCCGGGGCTCTGA